A single Flavobacterium sp. 1 DNA region contains:
- a CDS encoding M42 family metallopeptidase, with product MSTESILNASSLTFLEEYLNNASPTGFESEGQKIWMNYLKPYVDTFITDTYGTVVGVINPDASYKVVIEGHADEIAWYVNYITEDGLVYVIRNGGSDHQIAPSKRVNIHTKNGIVKGVFGWPAIHTRNRDKEENPKISNIFIDLGCETKEQVEKMGVHVGCVITYPDEFMIMNENKFVCRAIDNRMGGFMIAEVARLLHENNIKLPFGLYITNAVQEEVGLRGAEMITQTIKPNVAIVTDVCHDSTTPMIDKKIEGETKIGKGPVVTYAPAVQNNLRELILDTAVEKNIPFQRLASSRVTGTDTDAFAYSNGGVASALISLPLRYMHTTVEMVHRDDVENVIKLIYETLLKIENNETFSYFK from the coding sequence ATGAGTACTGAATCAATATTGAATGCATCATCATTAACTTTTTTAGAGGAATATTTAAATAACGCCTCTCCTACCGGCTTTGAAAGCGAAGGACAAAAAATATGGATGAATTACTTAAAACCTTATGTAGATACATTTATTACCGACACTTACGGGACTGTTGTTGGAGTCATTAATCCTGATGCTTCATACAAAGTAGTAATAGAAGGTCATGCTGATGAAATTGCATGGTATGTAAACTATATCACTGAGGACGGATTAGTATATGTTATTAGAAATGGTGGCTCTGACCATCAAATTGCTCCATCGAAGCGTGTAAACATTCACACTAAAAACGGCATTGTAAAAGGCGTTTTTGGATGGCCAGCTATACATACCCGAAACAGAGACAAGGAAGAAAATCCTAAAATCAGCAATATATTTATTGATTTGGGATGCGAAACCAAAGAGCAGGTAGAAAAAATGGGAGTTCATGTGGGCTGTGTCATTACGTATCCTGACGAATTCATGATTATGAACGAGAATAAATTCGTTTGCCGTGCCATAGATAACAGAATGGGCGGATTTATGATTGCGGAAGTTGCCCGCTTATTGCACGAAAACAACATCAAACTGCCTTTTGGTTTATACATTACAAATGCAGTTCAAGAAGAAGTTGGTTTAAGAGGAGCAGAAATGATTACGCAAACCATAAAACCAAATGTGGCTATTGTGACCGATGTATGTCATGACTCAACAACTCCAATGATTGATAAAAAAATTGAAGGAGAAACTAAAATTGGTAAAGGTCCTGTTGTGACTTATGCTCCGGCGGTTCAAAATAATTTGAGAGAATTAATTCTGGATACTGCTGTGGAGAAAAACATTCCTTTTCAGCGCTTGGCTTCTTCAAGAGTTACGGGTACAGATACCGATGCGTTTGCCTACAGTAATGGCGGTGTAGCTTCGGCATTGATTTCGCTTCCATTACGATACATGCACACTACCGTTGAAATGGTACATCGTGATGATGTCGAAAACGTGATTAAACTGATCTATGAAACGTTGCTGAAGATAGAAAACAATGAAACTTTTTCCTATTTCAAATAA
- a CDS encoding DUF4294 domain-containing protein: MKLYRILFFCFLTSLSVHAQEPKKDNVPMGYVLTEADSIFGDTIVLPELVIETHKMSDEDKKQFLLLQRRVYATYPYARIAAERLTSLNRGMEKFTNNRDKKRYFKIVEDYLSDEFEARLKKLSKKQGQILVKLIDRQTGTTTYELIRNLKSGWKAFWSNTTASMFNIDLKMKYQPFEVNEDYLIETILVRGFESGRLRKQDAAKPIDYDKLDDAWIKK; this comes from the coding sequence ATGAAGCTTTATAGAATTTTATTTTTCTGTTTTTTAACATCACTATCTGTTCATGCCCAGGAACCTAAAAAAGACAATGTTCCTATGGGTTATGTGCTTACAGAGGCCGATAGTATATTTGGTGACACTATAGTGCTTCCTGAATTAGTAATTGAAACTCACAAAATGAGCGATGAGGATAAAAAACAGTTTTTATTACTGCAGAGAAGGGTTTATGCGACGTATCCTTATGCTAGAATCGCTGCCGAAAGATTGACTTCTTTAAATAGAGGCATGGAAAAGTTTACTAATAACAGAGATAAAAAAAGATATTTCAAAATAGTTGAAGATTATTTAAGCGATGAGTTTGAAGCCCGATTAAAAAAGCTTTCCAAAAAACAGGGGCAAATCTTAGTCAAATTAATAGACAGGCAGACAGGAACCACAACGTACGAACTAATTCGGAATCTTAAAAGCGGATGGAAAGCATTTTGGTCCAACACAACTGCCAGTATGTTTAATATTGATTTAAAAATGAAATACCAGCCTTTTGAGGTTAATGAAGATTATTTAATTGAAACAATATTGGTCAGGGGCTTCGAATCAGGTAGGCTTAGAAAACAAGACGCTGCAAAGCCAATAGATTATGATAAGCTAGACGATGCTTGGATTAAAAAATAA
- a CDS encoding transposase, translating into MTPIDLLKLMLPDFLVDHFEVVSTTNTEEILHLYFEEKIKPPQEFNTFELVSKGFLDEITIQDFPLRGKFVYLHIKRRRWTNKTTGEIIKRDWNLVAKGTRMTQEFAAFLKEINR; encoded by the coding sequence ATGACTCCTATTGACCTTTTAAAATTGATGCTGCCTGATTTTTTAGTAGACCACTTTGAAGTGGTTTCTACTACTAATACAGAAGAAATATTACACTTGTATTTTGAGGAAAAAATTAAGCCTCCACAAGAGTTTAATACATTTGAACTGGTATCAAAGGGCTTTTTGGATGAGATCACTATTCAGGATTTTCCTCTAAGAGGTAAGTTTGTGTATTTGCATATCAAAAGACGTCGCTGGACTAATAAAACCACAGGAGAAATTATTAAAAGAGATTGGAATTTAGTTGCCAAAGGAACCCGCATGACTCAAGAGTTTGCGGCTTTTTTAAAAGAAATTAATAGATAA
- a CDS encoding transposase, with translation MGGFFGVNGKKLQRQYKKHLSSFNTWDPREHAHQWIVYPENIGTHLSIDEVALSQGELYTIVTNKKFKGKKGSLVAIVAGTKADQVIEHISKIDYKKRSCVKEITLDMANSMKLISKRCFPKAIQVTDRFHVQKLALEALQEIRIKHRWEAMDFENQLILQAKRENKTYIPELLPNGDSLKQLLARSRYLLYKSREKWTENQKERAQMLFELYPDIKTAYNLNQQLRGIYNNNNDKHIAMTKLAHWYRNVEESGFKNFNILLNTITFNYQSILNYFDNRSTNASAESFNAKIKAFRSQFRGVRNIDFFLFRLSNLLTFPPQLLLLIQKNALFLH, from the coding sequence ATTGGAGGTTTTTTCGGAGTAAACGGAAAGAAGCTCCAAAGACAATACAAAAAGCACTTGAGTTCCTTTAATACTTGGGATCCACGAGAACATGCACATCAATGGATTGTTTATCCTGAAAATATAGGTACTCATTTATCAATTGACGAAGTAGCTTTATCTCAGGGTGAACTTTATACTATTGTAACCAACAAGAAATTCAAAGGCAAAAAAGGTTCATTAGTTGCTATTGTTGCTGGAACCAAGGCTGATCAGGTTATAGAACACATCAGTAAGATTGATTATAAGAAGAGGAGCTGTGTCAAAGAGATAACACTTGACATGGCTAATTCCATGAAACTAATCTCTAAGAGATGCTTTCCAAAAGCAATACAAGTGACCGATAGGTTTCATGTTCAAAAATTAGCATTGGAAGCTTTACAAGAGATTAGAATCAAGCATCGATGGGAAGCTATGGATTTTGAGAATCAATTGATATTGCAGGCAAAAAGAGAGAATAAAACATATATCCCAGAGCTCTTGCCTAATGGAGATTCTCTAAAACAACTTTTGGCCAGAAGCAGGTATCTACTCTATAAATCTCGCGAAAAATGGACTGAAAATCAAAAAGAAAGGGCTCAAATGTTATTTGAATTATACCCCGATATAAAGACAGCATATAATCTAAATCAACAACTTCGAGGGATTTACAATAACAACAATGACAAACACATTGCCATGACCAAACTGGCGCATTGGTATAGAAATGTAGAGGAATCAGGCTTTAAAAACTTTAATATTCTGCTCAATACTATAACTTTTAACTACCAGTCAATTTTAAACTATTTTGACAATAGAAGCACAAATGCTTCTGCCGAATCTTTCAATGCAAAAATAAAAGCTTTTAGAAGTCAGTTTAGAGGAGTGAGAAATATAGATTTCTTCTTATTCAGATTATCCAATCTTTTAACATTTCCTCCCCAACTTTTGCTCCTGATCCAAAAAAATGCCTTATTTTTACACTAA
- a CDS encoding 1,4-dihydroxy-2-naphthoyl-CoA synthase, with amino-acid sequence MDWITAKEFEDITYKKCNGVARIAFNRPDVRNAFRPKTTSELYQAFYDAQEDTSIGVVLLSAEGPSSKDGVYSFCSGGDQNARGHQGYVGDDGQHRLNILEVQRLIRFMPKVVIAVVPGWAVGGGHSLHVVCDMTLASKEHAIFKQTDADVTSFDGGYGSAYLAKMVGQKKAREIFFLGRNYSAQDAFEMGMVNAVIPHAELEDTAYQWAQEVLGKSPMAIKMLKFAMNLTDDGMVGQQVFAGEATRLAYMTEEAKEGRNAFLEKRKPNFEKKWLP; translated from the coding sequence ATGGATTGGATTACTGCCAAAGAATTTGAAGATATAACATATAAAAAATGTAATGGCGTTGCCAGAATAGCATTTAACAGACCAGATGTGCGAAATGCTTTCAGACCTAAGACCACTTCTGAATTATATCAGGCTTTTTATGATGCGCAGGAAGATACTTCAATAGGAGTTGTTTTGCTTTCTGCTGAAGGACCTTCATCTAAGGATGGCGTTTATTCTTTTTGTAGTGGTGGAGATCAAAATGCCCGTGGTCATCAAGGGTATGTTGGAGATGATGGACAACATCGTTTGAATATTCTTGAAGTGCAACGTTTGATTCGTTTTATGCCCAAAGTAGTTATTGCAGTAGTTCCAGGTTGGGCTGTTGGTGGTGGTCATAGTCTGCATGTAGTGTGCGATATGACTTTGGCGAGTAAAGAACATGCGATTTTTAAACAAACGGATGCGGATGTTACTAGTTTTGACGGTGGCTACGGTTCTGCATATCTTGCCAAAATGGTTGGACAGAAAAAAGCTCGTGAAATTTTCTTTTTAGGCCGTAATTATTCTGCACAAGATGCTTTTGAAATGGGCATGGTCAATGCGGTTATTCCTCATGCTGAGTTAGAGGATACTGCTTATCAATGGGCTCAAGAAGTTTTGGGCAAATCTCCTATGGCAATTAAAATGCTTAAATTTGCGATGAATCTTACCGATGATGGCATGGTTGGACAGCAGGTATTTGCTGGGGAAGCAACAAGGTTGGCTTACATGACAGAAGAAGCTAAAGAAGGGAGAAATGCTTTTCTTGAAAAGCGCAAACCAAATTTTGAAAAAAAATGGTTGCCATAA
- a CDS encoding PH domain-containing protein — translation MEEFTNETIDTTQLPKFEEVQFSVLHPDYWKVILIGLAIFFLLIGIGLGFALYFNEDLSPFITELSIAYVVLLLLVLLFSRISFRKKGFAFRTHDVLFRHGIIATNTLVIPYNRVQHVALHEGLVSRFFGLAKIEIFTAGGSSSDIQIPGIAKEQAENIKQLLMGKIQKQL, via the coding sequence ATGGAAGAATTTACAAACGAAACTATCGATACTACGCAACTTCCGAAATTTGAAGAAGTACAATTTTCTGTACTACATCCGGATTATTGGAAGGTAATATTGATAGGGTTGGCTATATTTTTTTTATTGATAGGTATTGGATTAGGTTTTGCTTTATATTTTAATGAAGATCTTTCTCCATTTATTACAGAACTAAGTATTGCTTATGTAGTTTTGTTGCTGTTAGTATTACTTTTTTCAAGAATAAGTTTTAGAAAAAAAGGGTTTGCATTTCGTACTCATGATGTTTTGTTCAGGCACGGAATAATCGCTACAAATACACTTGTAATTCCTTATAATAGAGTGCAGCATGTTGCGCTACATGAAGGATTAGTGTCAAGGTTTTTTGGTTTGGCCAAAATTGAAATTTTTACCGCTGGAGGCAGTTCCAGCGATATTCAGATTCCTGGAATAGCCAAAGAACAGGCCGAGAATATCAAGCAGCTTTTGATGGGGAAAATTCAAAAACAGTTATAA
- a CDS encoding PH domain-containing protein, producing MEADFNQPQRQSIIGILVVFLYSLQGYAKALWPILVIWIFKFNEINKVYLLAGIIVIFAVVGIISYLKYLNFTFYIDQENDEFIITEGVFNKTKTAIQLNKIQQVNINQSLIQRLAGVYELAVDTAGSNKKEGNIKAISHDLALDLKSRLLVNENKILIEGLEIDSSAAILNEISTDAEIPFIKISFLSLLKIGITSNYIKSFFIILAFFITLFDQIKQLTGRDVLHDEKIEDYVDKSNVLKTSLILFIIFFSVVIIVNLVKTIFKYFDYKIARHNNSLLLSYGLLNTKSTILKPEKVQITSVTQNFFQKKMNVLGLKITQASGGEKEDHKLAIEIPGCNDFEKEAILNLLFQKIPEKGVMLKPNFRKLGFSVFLTIGLPLLGFYFVRDLIIEQLPLVDYLVLFFVVFVGVIQFFIFKNNRLYINDDFIILQNGAWDITNKIIIPSKIQAITTSQLFWHKNINIGSLTLHTAGGNISFQLGNFTAIKQYANLWLYEMETSDSNWM from the coding sequence ATGGAAGCCGATTTTAATCAGCCTCAGAGACAATCCATTATTGGGATTCTTGTTGTGTTTTTGTATTCTCTTCAAGGATATGCCAAAGCATTATGGCCAATTTTAGTGATATGGATTTTTAAATTTAATGAAATCAATAAAGTTTATTTATTGGCAGGAATAATTGTAATTTTTGCTGTAGTTGGAATTATTTCCTATCTGAAATATTTGAATTTTACTTTTTATATAGACCAAGAGAATGATGAGTTTATTATAACTGAGGGTGTTTTTAATAAAACAAAAACAGCCATACAGCTTAATAAAATTCAACAAGTTAATATCAATCAATCATTAATTCAGAGATTGGCAGGTGTTTATGAATTAGCTGTTGATACAGCAGGCTCCAACAAAAAAGAAGGAAATATCAAAGCGATTTCCCATGATTTGGCATTGGATCTGAAATCGCGTTTATTGGTAAATGAAAACAAAATTCTAATAGAAGGTCTTGAAATTGATTCTTCAGCTGCTATTTTAAATGAAATAAGCACTGATGCAGAAATTCCGTTTATAAAAATCAGTTTTTTGAGCTTATTAAAAATTGGAATCACTTCAAATTATATAAAAAGCTTTTTCATAATACTGGCGTTTTTTATTACTCTTTTTGACCAAATCAAACAACTTACCGGTAGAGATGTTTTACATGATGAAAAAATTGAAGATTATGTAGATAAAAGCAATGTTCTAAAAACTTCTTTAATACTATTCATTATTTTCTTTTCAGTTGTAATCATTGTAAATTTAGTTAAAACAATTTTTAAGTATTTTGACTATAAAATTGCCAGACATAATAATTCTTTGTTGCTTTCTTATGGATTATTAAATACTAAAAGCACAATTTTAAAACCCGAAAAAGTTCAAATTACAAGTGTAACTCAGAATTTCTTTCAGAAGAAAATGAATGTTTTGGGGCTTAAAATTACACAAGCATCGGGAGGAGAAAAAGAAGATCATAAGTTAGCTATAGAAATTCCAGGTTGTAATGACTTTGAGAAAGAGGCAATTTTGAATCTGCTATTTCAAAAGATTCCTGAAAAAGGAGTAATGTTAAAACCTAATTTCAGAAAGCTTGGTTTTTCCGTTTTTCTAACAATCGGATTGCCTTTGTTGGGTTTTTATTTTGTGAGAGATTTAATAATAGAGCAATTACCTTTGGTTGATTACTTAGTATTGTTCTTTGTGGTATTTGTCGGGGTAATTCAGTTTTTTATATTTAAGAACAATAGGCTTTATATAAATGATGATTTTATCATTTTGCAAAATGGCGCTTGGGATATTACAAATAAAATTATCATACCCAGTAAAATTCAGGCCATTACAACTTCACAGCTTTTTTGGCACAAAAATATCAATATTGGTTCCTTAACTTTACATACCGCTGGGGGTAATATTAGTTTTCAATTAGGTAATTTTACAGCCATAAAACAATATGCCAATCTTTGGCTGTACGAAATGGAAACTTCGGATAGTAATTGGATGTAA
- the menA gene encoding 1,4-dihydroxy-2-naphthoate octaprenyltransferase, whose amino-acid sequence MKHWIEAARLRTLPLSVSGIIVGSMYAQVNPTDNVLTPSEVFNWEIFAFAILTTLGLQVLSNFANDYGDGIKGTDNEDRVGPKRAIQSGVITPQAMKKALVITSVLTLFSAIFLIYVAFGESNLVYSLFYLVLGILAIASAIRYTVGSSAYGYRGYGDIFVFVFFGLVSTLGVNFLYSKQLDLVLILPAIAIGLLSVGVLNLNNMRDQASDAKSGKNTVVVKMGAEAAKKYHYFLIVTAMISVLVFAILSGFHFDQYLFLLAYIPLTKHLITVSKNQDPKLLDPELKKVALSTFLLSVLLSICMISLISDIIVNVFLGGR is encoded by the coding sequence ATGAAACACTGGATTGAAGCAGCAAGATTAAGAACATTACCATTGTCAGTTTCTGGAATTATTGTCGGCAGTATGTATGCTCAGGTAAATCCTACAGATAATGTACTCACGCCATCTGAGGTTTTCAATTGGGAAATATTTGCTTTTGCGATATTGACTACTTTGGGATTGCAGGTGCTTTCAAATTTTGCAAATGATTACGGAGACGGCATTAAAGGAACCGATAATGAAGATAGAGTAGGGCCAAAACGTGCCATTCAAAGCGGTGTGATAACGCCACAAGCAATGAAAAAAGCTTTGGTGATTACATCAGTGCTTACATTGTTTTCGGCAATATTTTTGATTTATGTTGCTTTTGGAGAAAGTAATCTTGTTTATTCTTTATTTTATTTAGTGTTAGGGATTTTGGCTATTGCTTCTGCAATTCGCTATACTGTTGGGAGTTCCGCCTATGGGTATCGCGGTTATGGAGATATTTTTGTTTTTGTTTTCTTCGGTTTGGTGAGTACTTTAGGAGTGAATTTTTTATACTCCAAACAATTGGATTTGGTGCTTATTTTGCCAGCTATCGCAATTGGATTATTGAGTGTTGGCGTTCTGAATCTGAACAATATGCGTGATCAAGCTTCGGATGCTAAATCCGGAAAGAATACTGTCGTGGTGAAAATGGGTGCTGAAGCGGCCAAAAAATACCATTATTTCCTAATTGTAACAGCAATGATTTCTGTTTTAGTTTTTGCAATATTAAGCGGTTTTCATTTCGATCAATACTTATTTTTATTGGCATACATTCCGCTAACGAAGCATTTAATAACAGTTTCCAAAAATCAAGATCCAAAATTACTTGATCCAGAATTGAAAAAAGTAGCATTGAGCACCTTTTTGCTTTCTGTTTTGTTATCAATTTGCATGATTTCATTGATTTCAGATATTATCGTGAATGTTTTCTTAGGGGGAAGATAA
- a CDS encoding metal-dependent hydrolase — MKITFYGHSSLGIEVSGNHILVDPYISANPNASHIDINTLKADFILLTHAHGDHILDVEAIAKRTNAVIISNYEIATYYAQKGFQSHPMNHGGSWDFDFGKLKYVNAIHSSSFPDGSYGGNPGGFVIEGEHKNIYIAGDTALTMDMKLIPMRTKLDLAILPIGDNFTMDVDDAIIASDFVDCDKILGCHYDTFGYIEINHEEAIKKFFDKGKDLMLLEIGSFIEL, encoded by the coding sequence ATGAAAATAACATTCTACGGCCACAGCTCTTTGGGGATAGAAGTAAGCGGCAATCACATACTGGTGGATCCTTATATTTCGGCCAATCCAAATGCGTCACATATTGACATCAATACACTGAAAGCCGATTTTATACTGTTGACACACGCTCATGGAGACCATATTCTTGATGTGGAAGCCATTGCCAAACGAACCAATGCTGTAATTATTTCCAATTATGAGATAGCAACTTATTACGCTCAAAAAGGGTTTCAATCACATCCTATGAATCACGGAGGAAGCTGGGATTTTGATTTCGGAAAATTAAAATACGTAAACGCCATTCACTCGAGTTCTTTTCCTGACGGAAGCTATGGTGGGAATCCAGGAGGTTTTGTAATTGAGGGTGAACATAAAAACATATACATTGCGGGCGATACAGCACTAACAATGGATATGAAACTCATTCCGATGCGAACTAAGCTTGATTTGGCAATTTTACCTATCGGCGATAATTTCACAATGGACGTTGACGATGCGATTATTGCATCTGATTTTGTAGACTGTGATAAGATTCTAGGTTGTCATTACGATACCTTTGGATACATCGAGATTAATCACGAGGAAGCTATCAAGAAATTCTTCGACAAAGGAAAAGATTTGATGTTGCTTGAAATAGGAAGTTTTATCGAATTATAA
- a CDS encoding M48 family metallopeptidase has translation MKKKYFLLFIALQFTINTFSQQDGYWDKERSTTKEIKVFARDRIVIKIEDLPLGTTEIVYRITLLDENQQLASSLVSVLKSIPDPTGISQGSAGAVFVLSKISGDDKCTYAIFPKEDLAEQYKDSGKTLESCLIQDEPVSKDAKRLSVDKSSCLSNDVTSLWFGFESKNWIMNQKIILEVVPWVDKKLSRGWSIDNRKSIIDQCKTSNLAQKMSNSDNFCVCVSDRIQAKYKFQEFQKLLPMERSKVFKDAGDICLSETNASPAISADLRKEASLLIKNGKYGLAIEKLAIIINSSKATILDYNAIGSCYLLTKQYGKGLKYLQEGEKLDNTELLIQLNLAHAYLLNDNYKEAKKIYKKYQNQNVTDSLSWVQKAEQDFKDFQKAGIQNEDFERVLKLMKEW, from the coding sequence ATGAAAAAAAAATATTTTCTATTATTTATTGCACTTCAATTTACCATCAACACTTTTTCGCAGCAAGACGGCTATTGGGACAAAGAGAGATCTACCACCAAAGAGATAAAGGTTTTTGCTAGAGACCGCATTGTCATCAAAATTGAAGATTTGCCTCTTGGAACCACCGAAATCGTTTATAGAATTACTCTTTTGGACGAAAATCAGCAATTGGCAAGCAGTTTGGTTTCTGTTTTAAAATCAATTCCCGATCCTACAGGAATTAGTCAAGGTTCTGCAGGCGCTGTTTTTGTTTTGTCAAAAATATCAGGGGATGATAAATGCACGTATGCCATTTTCCCCAAAGAAGATTTAGCGGAACAATATAAAGATTCAGGTAAAACTCTTGAATCCTGCCTGATTCAAGATGAGCCTGTCAGCAAGGATGCAAAACGACTTTCGGTCGATAAATCGAGTTGTTTGAGCAATGATGTAACGTCTTTATGGTTTGGTTTTGAAAGCAAAAACTGGATAATGAACCAAAAAATCATATTGGAAGTCGTGCCTTGGGTGGATAAAAAATTAAGCCGAGGATGGAGTATAGATAACAGAAAATCCATTATTGACCAATGCAAAACGTCTAATCTTGCTCAAAAAATGAGTAATTCGGATAATTTTTGTGTTTGCGTATCGGATAGAATCCAAGCCAAATACAAATTTCAGGAATTTCAAAAGCTTTTGCCAATGGAGCGTTCCAAAGTTTTTAAAGATGCTGGTGATATTTGTTTAAGCGAAACAAATGCATCTCCTGCCATTTCTGCTGATTTGCGTAAAGAAGCATCGCTTTTGATAAAAAACGGCAAATATGGGCTTGCAATTGAGAAATTAGCTATAATAATCAACAGTAGCAAAGCTACAATTCTAGATTATAACGCGATCGGGAGCTGTTATCTTTTAACAAAGCAATATGGAAAAGGCTTAAAGTACCTGCAGGAAGGAGAAAAACTCGATAATACCGAGCTTTTGATACAATTAAATTTGGCTCACGCGTATTTACTGAACGATAATTACAAAGAAGCCAAAAAAATCTACAAGAAGTATCAAAATCAAAACGTAACCGACAGTCTAAGCTGGGTTCAAAAAGCCGAACAGGATTTTAAGGATTTCCAAAAAGCCGGAATTCAGAATGAGGATTTTGAAAGAGTGTTGAAATTGATGAAAGAGTGGTGA
- a CDS encoding o-succinylbenzoate synthase, whose protein sequence is MFASYHKYILNFKRPSGTSRGVMTEKETWFIVLEQDGKKGIGECGILRSLSIDDRPDYEEKLKWTCDNIHLGKEQLWDALLEFPSIQFGVEMAFLSLASETPFLLFPSSFTNGTKSIAINGLVWMGEEAFMKQQIEEKLADGFRCIKLKIGAIDFDEELQLLRFIRQNFTLEQVEIRVDANGAFDSNEALYKLIQLSEFKLHSIEQPIQKNNTDSMAGLCKATPFPIALDEELIGVFTVAEKEKLLLKIKPQYIILKPSFVGGFRGTQEWISLAEKHNIGWWITSALESNIGLNAIAQWTFTFNNPMPQGLGTGALYTNNFDCPLQVSQGQLWYSNELDWALDINDFN, encoded by the coding sequence ATGTTCGCATCTTACCACAAATACATTCTAAATTTCAAACGTCCATCTGGAACTTCTCGAGGTGTAATGACCGAAAAAGAAACCTGGTTTATCGTTCTGGAACAAGACGGTAAAAAAGGAATAGGCGAGTGCGGGATTTTGAGAAGTTTGAGTATTGACGACCGCCCCGATTATGAGGAAAAATTAAAATGGACTTGCGATAATATCCATCTAGGTAAAGAGCAGCTTTGGGATGCATTATTAGAGTTTCCTTCGATACAGTTTGGAGTTGAAATGGCATTCCTGTCTTTGGCAAGTGAAACTCCTTTTTTGCTCTTTCCATCTAGTTTTACGAATGGTACAAAATCGATTGCAATTAATGGGTTGGTTTGGATGGGCGAAGAGGCTTTTATGAAGCAGCAAATCGAGGAGAAATTAGCCGATGGATTCCGATGCATAAAACTCAAAATTGGAGCCATAGATTTTGATGAAGAACTGCAGTTATTGCGTTTTATCAGGCAAAATTTTACTCTGGAACAAGTAGAAATAAGAGTCGATGCAAACGGTGCTTTTGATTCAAATGAAGCTTTATATAAATTAATTCAATTATCTGAATTTAAACTTCATAGCATTGAACAACCTATTCAAAAAAACAATACTGACAGTATGGCAGGGTTGTGTAAAGCTACTCCTTTTCCTATTGCTTTGGACGAAGAGCTGATCGGTGTTTTTACAGTTGCTGAAAAAGAAAAATTATTGCTTAAAATCAAGCCACAATACATCATTTTGAAGCCTAGTTTTGTTGGTGGATTTCGTGGAACTCAGGAGTGGATTTCCTTGGCTGAAAAGCATAATATTGGGTGGTGGATCACTTCTGCTTTAGAAAGTAATATTGGACTGAATGCAATCGCACAATGGACATTCACATTTAACAATCCGATGCCGCAGGGATTGGGAACCGGAGCATTATACACTAATAATTTTGATTGTCCTTTACAGGTTTCGCAAGGGCAATTATGGTATAGCAATGAGCTGGATTGGGCTTTGGATATTAATGATTTTAATTAA
- a CDS encoding GPR1/FUN34/YaaH family transporter produces MENKLANPAPLGLLGFGMTTILLNIHNLGFFPVSAVIISMGIFYGGLAQIIAGILSFKNGKTFAGTAFTSYGFFWLTLVGIWLFPNTGFEMAGKTPAPFFGCYLILWGIFTAFMWWGTWGGSKVQQFVFLSLTILFFVLAVEKFTGIESLAPVAGAIGVVCGSSAFYLAVAELLEEVKNERVLPY; encoded by the coding sequence ATGGAAAACAAATTAGCTAATCCTGCGCCTTTAGGCCTTTTGGGTTTCGGAATGACCACAATTTTACTAAACATTCACAACTTGGGATTTTTCCCAGTAAGTGCCGTAATTATTTCGATGGGAATTTTTTATGGCGGTCTAGCCCAAATAATCGCAGGAATACTATCTTTCAAAAACGGAAAAACATTTGCAGGAACTGCTTTCACATCTTACGGTTTCTTTTGGCTTACTTTGGTTGGCATTTGGCTTTTTCCAAATACTGGATTTGAAATGGCAGGAAAGACTCCAGCACCCTTTTTCGGATGTTATTTAATCCTTTGGGGGATTTTCACCGCTTTTATGTGGTGGGGAACTTGGGGAGGCAGCAAAGTGCAGCAATTTGTATTTTTGTCCTTAACTATTTTGTTTTTTGTTCTGGCTGTCGAAAAATTCACTGGCATCGAATCTTTAGCCCCAGTTGCGGGAGCAATTGGTGTAGTTTGCGGAAGCAGTGCTTTTTATCTAGCTGTAGCCGAACTTTTAGAAGAAGTAAAAAATGAAAGAGTATTGCCTTATTAG